The following coding sequences lie in one Drosophila sulfurigaster albostrigata strain 15112-1811.04 chromosome 2R, ASM2355843v2, whole genome shotgun sequence genomic window:
- the LOC133837909 gene encoding nose resistant to fluoxetine protein 6-like isoform X2, translating into MDTVKLIIIGLLFYLGLAQVSSLQVATNSAISNQAKKFRPFYTEFLDFYKNFSQDDLEEDPTPEDLQCLADMDRLKRGVTLYTLWARKMMDSWGSYPNGLLYGNSIDMGNYDECLSIDKEIANNPNIKGKYCLARVPFPVVISESRVAVCFPSSCSSALIDTFMKQMFYEMVNLNFTKAIVDDEYCKTVDKEPYDALTIFTIVLLSILAAAMLLATLCDYFFFEDQSKLPEVIKVFSARANSRALFRLVQPKSNPNVIDCLHGLRCMSLIWVIFGHQYMFAIMGPNINGLKLVSWIASPFASFILHGFFSVDTFFFLSGLLLVMIALRSLEKTKGRLNIPLMYLHRYLRLTPVVAVAILMHMKLLPIMNDGPLTYRAQFDNYDHCHRTWYLTLLYVQNYATPDLCMNHTWYLAVDMQLYILSPIFLIALYKWGKKAAAAIFLLMLLLSGCLFATIMTKKYPVDFAKGGISGESNRKLYWATHVHAAPWLIGLLLGYFLHLNRNKSFKLNRIFIWLGWIVSLAMLFASLFALYPAAQWSAEALTLGEQAAYYTLSRIAWPLALCWVVFACMQGYGGLANSFLSSPLWQPLSKLSFTAYMFHIFMQQVHARRLRTNAVFTDYDVMLYFWQAFGFTLLMSYVIYIIVEAPFGALEGMMMPQRKPKPKTEAPDETQTDKILVVEVQKTAEPHEHATSSEQQQIE; encoded by the exons ATGGATACGGTCAAGCTAATAATTATTGGATTGCTATTTTATTTAGGACTGGCACAAGTCAGTTCTCTGCAGGTTGCAACGAATTCAGCTATTAGTAATCAGGCTAAGAAATTTCGACCTTTTTATACTGAGTTTTTGGATTTCTATAAGAACTTTTCACAAGATGACCTGGAAGAGGATCCTACTCCAGAGGATCTGCAGTGTTTGGCTGACATGGATAGACTGAAGAGAGGCGTCACTTTGTATACCCTTTGGGCAAGGAAAA TGATGGATTCTTGGGGCTCATACCCGAATggacttttgtatggcaataGCATCGACATGGGCAACTACGATGAGTGTCTTAGCATCGACAAGGAAATTGCTAACAATCCGAATATAAAGGGAAAATATTGCCTAGCAAGAGTTCCCTTTCCAGTGGTTATATCGGAGTCAAGAGTAGCTGTTTGCTTTCCCTCCTCCTGCTCTAGCGCTCTCATTGATACTTTTATGAAGCAGATGTTTTATGAGATGGTAAATCTAAATTTCACTAAAGCAATAGTGGATGACGAATATTGCAAGACAGTCGATAAGGAACCCTACGATGCCCTAACAATATTCACAAT aGTTCTACTGTCAATCTTGGCTGCTGCTATGCTTCTGGCCACTCTCTGCGACTATTTCTTCTTTGAGGATCAAAGCAAATTGCCAGAAGTTATCAAAGTTTTCTCTGCACGCGCCAATTCTCGAGCTCTCTTCCGTCTTGTTCAACCCAAATCGAATCCCAATGTTATCGATTGTCTTCATGGACTGCGATGCATGTCGCTTATTTGGGTTATTTTTGGCCATCAATATATGTTCGCAATAATGGGACCAAATATAAACGGACTAAAACTGGTTTCA TGGATCGCAAGTCCGTTTGCCAGCTTCATACTCCATGGTTTCTTCTCGGTTGATACCTTCTTCTTCCTAAGTGGCCTGTTGCTTGTAATGATTGCCCTGCGATCACTCGAGAA AACCAAAGGCAGACTCAATATTCCCTTGATGTATCTCCATCGGTATTTGAGACTTACTCCCGTAGTGGCTGTGGCTATTCTTATGCATATGAAGCTACTTCCCATAATGAATGATGGTCCTCTGACTTACAGGGCACAATTCGATAACTATGATCACTGCCACAGGACGTGGTATTTGACTCTACTCTACGTTCAAAACTATGCTACTCCAGATTTG TGCATGAATCACACCTGGTACCTGGCTGTAGATATGCAATTGTATATTCTATCACCAATATTCCTTATCGCATTGTACAAGTGGGGCAAGAAAGCTGCTGCGGCAATCTTTTTACTCATGCTTCTACTCTCTGGTTGTCTCTTTGCCACAATAATGACCAAAAAGTATCCAGTAGATTTTGC cAAAGGAGGCATCAGCGGTGAAAGCAATCGCAAACTGTACTGGGCGACACATGTTCATGCGGCACCTTGGTTGATCGGACTTCTGCTTGGATATTTCCTGCACTTGAATCGCAACAAGTCCTTCAAGCTCAAtcgcattttcatttggttgGGTTGGATTGTCAGCTTGGCCATGTTGTTTGCCTCATTGTTTGCTCTGTATCCAGCTGCCCAGTGGAGTGCAGAAGCATTGACATTGGGAGAGCAGGCTGCCTACTATACACTGAGTCGAATCGCTTGGCCGTTAGCTCTCTGCTGGGTTGTGTTTGCCTGTATGCAGGGATATGGCGGATTGGCCAACAGTTTCCTCTCCTCGCCACTTTGGCAGCCCCTGTCAAAACTCTCCTTCACTGCGTATATGTTTCACATATTCATGCAGCAAGTACATGCAAGACGTTTGCGAACTAACGCAGTATTCACAGACTACGATGTG atgctGTACTTCTGGCAAGCTTTTGGCTTTACATTGCTGATGTCCTATGTAATTTACATAATTGTCGAAGCACCTTTTGGTGCATTGGAAGGCATGATGATGCCTCAACGCAAACCTAAACCAAAGACTGAGGCGCCCGATGAGACACAGACTGATAAAATTCTAGTTGTTGAGGTGCAAAAGACAGCTGAACCTCATGAACACGCCACAAGTTctgaacagcaacaaatagAGTAG
- the LOC133837909 gene encoding nose resistant to fluoxetine protein 6-like isoform X3, translating into MDTVKLIIIGLLFYLGLAQVSSLQVATNSAISNQAKKFRPFYTEFLDFYKNFSQDDLEEDPTPEDLQCLADMDRLKRGVTLYTLWARKMMDSWGSYPNGLLYGNSIDMGNYDECLSIDKEIANNPNIKGKYCLARVPFPVVISESRVAVCFPSSCSSALIDTFMKQMFYEMVNLNFTKAIVDDEYCKTVDKEPYDALTIFTIVLLSILAAAMLLATLCDYFFFEDQSKLPEVIKVFSARANSRALFRLVQPKSNPNVIDCLHGLRCMSLIWVIFGHQYMFAIMGPNINGLKLVSWIASPFASFILHGFFSVDTFFFLSGLLLVMIALRSLEKTKGRLNIPLMYLHRYLRLTPVVAVAILMHMKLLPIMNDGPLTYRAQFDNYDHCHRTWYLTLLYVQNYATPDLCMNHTWYLAVDMQLYILSPIFLIALYKWGKKAAAAIFLLMLLLSGCLFATIMTKKYPVDFAKGGISGESNRKLYWATHVHAAPWLIGLLLGYFLHLNRNKSFKLNRIFIWLGWIVSLAMLFASLFALYPAAQWSAEALTLGEQAAYYTLSRIAWPLALCWVVFACMQGYGGLANSFLSSPLWQPLSKLSFTAYMFHIFMQQVHARRLRTNAVFTDYDVMLSFWQTFGFTLLLSYVMYIILEAPFGALEGLLMPQRKPKPKTEEPIDVQTDEIQVVEIQKTDEPLKPAKVTGEQDI; encoded by the exons ATGGATACGGTCAAGCTAATAATTATTGGATTGCTATTTTATTTAGGACTGGCACAAGTCAGTTCTCTGCAGGTTGCAACGAATTCAGCTATTAGTAATCAGGCTAAGAAATTTCGACCTTTTTATACTGAGTTTTTGGATTTCTATAAGAACTTTTCACAAGATGACCTGGAAGAGGATCCTACTCCAGAGGATCTGCAGTGTTTGGCTGACATGGATAGACTGAAGAGAGGCGTCACTTTGTATACCCTTTGGGCAAGGAAAA TGATGGATTCTTGGGGCTCATACCCGAATggacttttgtatggcaataGCATCGACATGGGCAACTACGATGAGTGTCTTAGCATCGACAAGGAAATTGCTAACAATCCGAATATAAAGGGAAAATATTGCCTAGCAAGAGTTCCCTTTCCAGTGGTTATATCGGAGTCAAGAGTAGCTGTTTGCTTTCCCTCCTCCTGCTCTAGCGCTCTCATTGATACTTTTATGAAGCAGATGTTTTATGAGATGGTAAATCTAAATTTCACTAAAGCAATAGTGGATGACGAATATTGCAAGACAGTCGATAAGGAACCCTACGATGCCCTAACAATATTCACAAT aGTTCTACTGTCAATCTTGGCTGCTGCTATGCTTCTGGCCACTCTCTGCGACTATTTCTTCTTTGAGGATCAAAGCAAATTGCCAGAAGTTATCAAAGTTTTCTCTGCACGCGCCAATTCTCGAGCTCTCTTCCGTCTTGTTCAACCCAAATCGAATCCCAATGTTATCGATTGTCTTCATGGACTGCGATGCATGTCGCTTATTTGGGTTATTTTTGGCCATCAATATATGTTCGCAATAATGGGACCAAATATAAACGGACTAAAACTGGTTTCA TGGATCGCAAGTCCGTTTGCCAGCTTCATACTCCATGGTTTCTTCTCGGTTGATACCTTCTTCTTCCTAAGTGGCCTGTTGCTTGTAATGATTGCCCTGCGATCACTCGAGAA AACCAAAGGCAGACTCAATATTCCCTTGATGTATCTCCATCGGTATTTGAGACTTACTCCCGTAGTGGCTGTGGCTATTCTTATGCATATGAAGCTACTTCCCATAATGAATGATGGTCCTCTGACTTACAGGGCACAATTCGATAACTATGATCACTGCCACAGGACGTGGTATTTGACTCTACTCTACGTTCAAAACTATGCTACTCCAGATTTG TGCATGAATCACACCTGGTACCTGGCTGTAGATATGCAATTGTATATTCTATCACCAATATTCCTTATCGCATTGTACAAGTGGGGCAAGAAAGCTGCTGCGGCAATCTTTTTACTCATGCTTCTACTCTCTGGTTGTCTCTTTGCCACAATAATGACCAAAAAGTATCCAGTAGATTTTGC cAAAGGAGGCATCAGCGGTGAAAGCAATCGCAAACTGTACTGGGCGACACATGTTCATGCGGCACCTTGGTTGATCGGACTTCTGCTTGGATATTTCCTGCACTTGAATCGCAACAAGTCCTTCAAGCTCAAtcgcattttcatttggttgGGTTGGATTGTCAGCTTGGCCATGTTGTTTGCCTCATTGTTTGCTCTGTATCCAGCTGCCCAGTGGAGTGCAGAAGCATTGACATTGGGAGAGCAGGCTGCCTACTATACACTGAGTCGAATCGCTTGGCCGTTAGCTCTCTGCTGGGTTGTGTTTGCCTGTATGCAGGGATATGGCGGATTGGCCAACAGTTTCCTCTCCTCGCCACTTTGGCAGCCCCTGTCAAAACTCTCCTTCACTGCGTATATGTTTCACATATTCATGCAGCAAGTACATGCAAGACGTTTGCGAACTAACGCAGTATTCACAGACTACGATGTG ATGCTGTCATTCTGGCAAACCTTTGGCTTTACATTGCTACTGTCTTACGTAATGTATATTATTCTGGAAGCACCCTTTGGTGCCTTGGAAGGTTTGCTAATGCCTCAGCGAAAACCTAAGCCGAAAACTGAGGAGCCCATTGATGTACAGACTGATGAAATTCAAGTTGTCGAGATTCAAAAGACAGATGAACCTCTGAAACCTGCAAAAGTTACAGGAGAGCAGGACATATAA
- the LOC133837909 gene encoding nose resistant to fluoxetine protein 6-like isoform X1 → MDKVKLIIFGLVFYLGLTQVSSVQIAPNTLISKEDYHRIMEFRSLAVEFMHHFGNFSQADLDLPNSRIPSQQDLQCLADMALLMNGVTSLNYWALKMIDAWGTFPKGLLYGNIMDMGNYDECIGINKAIADNYNIKGKYCFARVPFPIELVDVRIAICFPSSCSSDLMDTFFKQLFNRLLNVTVTKQIVNDDYCKTAEKEAFDGLTIFTIVLLSVLAAAMLLATLCDYFLFEDQSRLPGVIKAFSARSNSRALFRIVQPKSNPNVIDCLHGLRCMSLIWVIFSHQYILAVMAPNLNAVKMFPWIASPFASFILHGFFSVDTFLVISGLLLAMIALRLMEKTKGRLNIPMMYLHRYLRLTPVVAVAIIVHMTLIPILSDGPATDKAQFDNYDNCKSTWYLTLLYVQNYATPNMCVNHTWYLAADMQLYILSPIFLIALYKWGKKAAGGIFVLMLLLSGCLFATMMTGKYPVNLDKGNINGESQRKLYLATHVHAAPWLIGFLLGYFLHLNRNKSFQLNRISIWLGWIVSLAMLFASLFALYPAAQWSAEPLTMGEQAAYYTLSRIAWPLGICWVVFACMKGYGGLANSFLSSPLWQPLSKLSYTAYMFHTVMQQINARQVRTNTVFSDYDIMLYFWQAFGFTLLMSYVIYIIVEAPFGALEGMMMPQRKPKPKTEAPDETQTDKILVVEVQKTAEPHEHATSSEQQQIE, encoded by the exons ATGGACAAAGTCAAATTAATAATCTTCGGGCTGGTCTTTTACTTGGGACTGACCCAAGTCAGTTCAGTTCAGATTGCGCCGAATACACTTATTAGCAAAGAGGACTATCATCGGATTATGGAATTTCGTTCTCTTGCTGTAGAGTTTATGCATCACTTTGGAAACTTCTCGCAAGCAGATTTGGATTTACCCAACAGTCGAATTCCCAGTCAGCAGGATCTGCAGTGCCTGGCTGACATGGCTCTATTGATGAATGGCGTCACTTCTCTGAACTATTGGGCATTGAAAA TGATCGATGCCTGGGGCACATTTCCAAAGGGACTTCTGTATGGCAATATTATGGACATGGGCAACTATGATGAGTGCATTGGAATCAATAAAGCAATAGCTGACAACTATAATATAAAGGGAAAATACTGCTTTGCACGAGTTCCTTTTCCAATAGAATTGGTGGATGTCAGAATAGCTATTTGCTTTCCCTCCTCCTGCTCTTCGGATCTCATGgatacattttttaaacaattatttaaccGACTGCTTAATGTGACTGTAACTAAGCAAATAGTAAACGATGATTACTGTAAGACAGCCGAAAAAGAAGCTTTCGATGGCCTAACAATATTCACAAT AGTTCTACTATCAGTGCTGGCTGCTGCTATGCTACTGGCCACTCTCTGTGACTATTTCCTCTTCGAGGATCAAAGTAGACTGCCAGGAGTGATCAAAGCTTTCTCTGCACGCTCAAATTCTCGAGCTCTCTTCCGAATTGTTCAGCCTAAATCAAATCCTAATGTCATCGATTGTCTCCATGGACTTCGTTGTATGTCGCTCATCTGGGTTATTTTTAGCCATCAATATATACTCGCAGTAATGGCTCCAAATTTGAATGCGGTGAAAATGTTTCCG TGGATCGCAAGTCCGTTTGCCAGCTTCATACTCCATGGTTTCTTCTCGGTAGATACCTTCTTGGTAATCAGTGGCCTATTGCTAGCAATGATTGCCCTGCGATTAATGGAGAA AACCAAAGGCAGACTCAATATTCCGATGATGTATCTCCATCGGTATTTGAGACTTACTCCAGTTGTAGCTGTAGCCATAATCGTACATATGACACTAATTCCCATACTGAGTGATGGTCCGGCTACAGACAAGGCGCAGTTCGATAACTACGACAACTGCAAAAGCACTTGGTACTTGACATTACTGTATGTCCAAAACTATGCCACTCCAAACATG TGCGTAAATCACACCTGGTACCTGGCTGCAGATATGCAATTGTATATTCTATCACCAATATTCCTTATCGCTTTGTATAAGTGGGGCAAGAAAGCCGCTGGGGGAATCTTTGTACTAATGCTTTTACTCTCTGGCTGCCTCTTTGCCACAATGATGACCGGAAAATACCCTGTTAATTTAGa TAAAGGAAACATCAATGGTGAGAGCCAACGCAAACTCTACTTGGCGACACATGTTCATGCGGCACCCTGGTTAATCGGATTCCTCCTTGGATATTTCCTGCACTTGAATCGCAACAAGTCATTCCAACTGAATCGCATTTCGATTTGGTTGGGTTGGATTGTCAGCTTGGCCATGTTGTTTGCCTCGTTGTTTGCTCTGTATCCAGCTGCCCAGTGGAGTGCAGAACCATTGACAATGGGAGAGCAGGCTGCATATTACACGCTGAGTCGAATCGCTTGGCCATTGGGCATCTGTTGGGTGGTGTTTGCCTGCATGAAGGGATATGGAGGATTGGCCAACAGCTTCCTCTCCTCGCCACTCTGGCAACCGCTGTCAAAACTCTCTTATACGGCGTACATGTTTCACACAGTAATGCAACAAATAAACGCACGACAAGTGAGGACCAACACCGTCTTTTCAGACTATGATATA atgctGTACTTCTGGCAAGCTTTTGGCTTTACATTGCTGATGTCCTATGTAATTTACATAATTGTCGAAGCACCTTTTGGTGCATTGGAAGGCATGATGATGCCTCAACGCAAACCTAAACCAAAGACTGAGGCGCCCGATGAGACACAGACTGATAAAATTCTAGTTGTTGAGGTGCAAAAGACAGCTGAACCTCATGAACACGCCACAAGTTctgaacagcaacaaatagAGTAG
- the LOC133837910 gene encoding nose resistant to fluoxetine protein 6-like, whose translation MVKILIALLLIGLSLVHSTEFLNDEEYQRIVELRPLAVEFSKYYRNITQADLDLFTNRLPDQEDLQCLADMAQLMAALSTRKMWALKMFDSWGTLPKGFLYGNTIDMGNYDECITINQVISDDYNLRGKYCFAVLPIASHGIYIRSAVCFPSSCSATHIDAFMGQLLKKLLNVTTTPFRVSEDSCRTLEREPEDGLFIFTIVVLALLAAAVVLTTCYDFLCCKDQTLLPSVVKIFSARANSRELFRIVQPKSNPNVIDCLYGMRCMSLIWVIFGHQYLFALLAPNINQFRLKWWFEKPYTSFVLHGVFSVDTFFFLSGMLLVVIALRSLEKSNGKLNILMMYLHRYLRLTPVVALAILLYMKILPLFGDGPMYENVKFDDYNHCKRTWFWTLLYLQNYATPDLCINHSWYLAVDMQLYFISPIFLLALYKWGKKAAAGIFVFMLLLSACLFATMMTEKYPVYLQNGVTPDEAQRKLYYATHTHAAPWLIGVLFGYFLHLNRNKSLKLNHISVWIGWMVALALIFASIFSLLPYADWRNPTLPMLNQAFYYTFTRIAWPLSLCWIVFACMRGYGGLANSFLSSPLWQPLSKLSYNAYIFHIFIQQINGRRMRTNTFFSDYDVMLIFWGGFGFTILLSYAIYILLEAPFGVLESMLMPNRRAPSKAKVAEDLPSNATAEIRKETLPTQIETESETQLPTSTN comes from the exons ATGGTCAAAATCCTTATAGCGCTGTTATTAATTGGACTGTCTTTAGTTCATTCAACAGAATTTCTTAACGATGAAGAATATCAACGAATTGTGGAGCTGCGACCACTTGCTGTGGAGTTCTCGAAATACTATCGAAATATAACGCAGGCAGACTTGGATTTATTCACCAATCGATTGCCTGATCAGGAGGATCTTCAGTGTTTAGCTGACATGGCACAGCTAATGGCTGCATTATCCACCAGAAAGATGTGGGCACTCAAAA TGTTTGATTCATGGGGCACTTTACCCAAGGGATTCCTCTACGGAAATACCATCGACATGGGCAACTATGATGAGTGCATTACGATCAATCAAGTAATCAGTGATGACTATAATCTGAGAGgaaaatattgttttgctGTGCTGCCAATAGCAAGCCATGGCATCTACATAAGAAGTGCAGTCTGTTTTCCCTCTTCCTGCAGTGCAACGCACATAGATGCATTTATGGGGCAACTATTAAAAAAACTTCTCAATGTGACTACAACACCATTCCGTGTGAGTGAAGATAGTTGTCGAACTTTGGAGCGTGAGCCCGAAGATGGTCTCTTCATATTCACAAT CGTTGTACTCGCACTTCTGGCAGCTGCTGTGGTCCTCACAACCTGCTACGATTTTCTATGCTGCAAGGATCAGA CACTGTTGCCTTCAGTAGTCAAGATCTTTTCGGCACGTGCCAATTCTCGTGAGCTTTTCCGCATCGTACAACCGAAGTCCAATCCCAACGTTATCGACTGTCTATATGGCATGCGCTGCATGTCGCTTATCTGGGTTATTTTCGGACATCAATACTTATTCGCCCTGTTGGCGCCTAATATAAACCAGTTTCGTTTGAAATGG tggTTCGAGAAACCCTACACGAGCTTTGTCTTGCATGGCGTATTCTCAGTGGACACCTTTTTCTTTCTCAGTGGCATGTTGTTGGTTGTAATTGCGCTGCGTTCGTTGGAAAA aagCAACGGAAAACTTAACATTCTCATGATGTATCTGCATCGCTATTTGCGTCTAACTCCTGTTGTGGCTCTGGCCATTCTTCTTTATATGAAGATTCTCCCTCTCTTTGGAGATGGTCCCATGTACGAAAATGTTAAGTTTGATGATTACAATCACTGCAAACGCACCTGGTTCTGGACCTTGTTGTACCTACAAAACTATGCCACTCCAGACCTA TGCATAAATCACAGTTGGTACTTGGCTGTAGACATGCAACTCTACTTTATCTCGCCAATCTTTCTCTTGGCATTGTACAAATGGGGCAAAAAAGCCGCTGCTGGCATATTTGTATTCATGCTTCTGCTTTCCGCCTGCCTCTTTGCCACCATGATGACCGAAAAGTATCCTGTTTACCTaca AAATGGCGTCACCCCGGATGAGGCCCAGCGAAAGCTTTATTAtgccacccacacacatgcagCGCCCTGGCTGATCGGAGTGCTCTTTGGCTATTTCCTGCATCTGAATCGCAACAAGTCGCTGAAGTTGAATCACATTTCCGTTTGGATAGGCTGGATGGTGGCCTTGGCTTTGATTTTCGCCTCGATTTTTTCACTTCTACCATATGCCGATTGGCGAAATCCCACACTACCAATGCTGAATCaagcattttattatacattcaCTCGCATCGCGTGGCCACTGAGTTTGTGCTGGATTGTGTTTGCCTGCATGAGAGGATATGGCGGATTGGCCAACAGCTTCCTCTCCTCGCCATTGTGGCAACCTTTATCGAAACTATCGTATAATGCGTACATCTTTCATATATTCATCCAGCAAATCAACGGAAGGCGCATGCGAACAAATACATTCTTCTCGGATTACGATGTG ATGCTCATATTTTGGGGAGGATTTGGTTTCACCATTCTGCTGTCTTATGCTATTTACATCCTCTTGGAGGCGCCGTTTGGAGTTCTAGAGAGCATGCTTATGCCCAATCGAAGAGCTCCATCGAAAGCGAAAGTTGCAGAAGATCTGCCTAGCAATGCAACTGCAGAGATCAGGAAAGAAACTTTACCTACACAGATAGAAACTGAAAGTGAAACTCAGCTGCCTACTTCAACAAACTAA